The Falco peregrinus isolate bFalPer1 chromosome 1, bFalPer1.pri, whole genome shotgun sequence genome has a window encoding:
- the RAB27A gene encoding ras-related protein Rab-27A isoform X3, which produces MSDGDYDYLIKFLALGDSGVGKTSLLYQYTDGKFNSKFITTVGIDFREKRVVYRPNGPDGVGGRGQRIHLQLWDTAGQERFRSLTTAFFRDAMGFLLLFDLTNEQSFLNVRNWISQLQMHAYCENPDIVLCGNKSDLEDQRMVKEEEAKELAEKYGLWVLSSAEYRILKPVQLMGIM; this is translated from the exons ATGTCTGATGGGGACTACGATTATCTCATAAAATTTCTAGCACTCGGTGATTCTGGAGTAGGAAAGACCAGCCTTCTTTACCAATACACAGATGGCAAATTTAATTCCAAATTTATCACAACGGTGGGCATTGACTTTCGGGAAAAGAGAGTG GTGTATAGACCCAACGGGCCAGATGGTGTTGGTGGCAGAGGACAGAGGATACATCTTCAGCTCTGGGATACTGCAGGGCAGGAAAG GTTTCGTAGCTTGACAACAGCTTTCTTCAGAGATGCCATGGGGTTTCTTCTACTCTTTGATCTGACAAATGAGCAAAGCTTTCTGAATGTCAGGAACTGGATAA GTCAGCTACAAATGCATGCATATTGTGAAAACCCTGACATTGTATTATGTGGAAACAAGAGTGATCTGGAAGACCAAAGAATGGTGAAAGAAGAAGAGGCTAAGGaacttgcagaaaaatatgG tttgtgggttttgtcttCTGCAGAATACCGTATTTTGAAACCAGTGCAGCTAATGGGAATAATGTAA
- the RAB27A gene encoding ras-related protein Rab-27A isoform X2: MSDGDYDYLIKFLALGDSGVGKTSLLYQYTDGKFNSKFITTVGIDFREKRVVYRPNGPDGVGGRGQRIHLQLWDTAGQERFRSLTTAFFRDAMGFLLLFDLTNEQSFLNVRNWISQLQMHAYCENPDIVLCGNKSDLEDQRMVKEEEAKELAEKYGLSKKDLKLRSGNTCHLGSNADGAALAPPCGKHRVWKLEAYRLAIETS; this comes from the exons ATGTCTGATGGGGACTACGATTATCTCATAAAATTTCTAGCACTCGGTGATTCTGGAGTAGGAAAGACCAGCCTTCTTTACCAATACACAGATGGCAAATTTAATTCCAAATTTATCACAACGGTGGGCATTGACTTTCGGGAAAAGAGAGTG GTGTATAGACCCAACGGGCCAGATGGTGTTGGTGGCAGAGGACAGAGGATACATCTTCAGCTCTGGGATACTGCAGGGCAGGAAAG GTTTCGTAGCTTGACAACAGCTTTCTTCAGAGATGCCATGGGGTTTCTTCTACTCTTTGATCTGACAAATGAGCAAAGCTTTCTGAATGTCAGGAACTGGATAA GTCAGCTACAAATGCATGCATATTGTGAAAACCCTGACATTGTATTATGTGGAAACAAGAGTGATCTGGAAGACCAAAGAATGGTGAAAGAAGAAGAGGCTAAGGaacttgcagaaaaatatgG GTTAAGTaagaaagacttaaaattaCGAAGTGGTAATACCTGTCACTTGGGGAGTAACGCTGATGGAGCTGCCCTAGCACCACCCTGTGGGAAGCACCGAGTATGGAAGCTTGAAGCCTACAGACTCGCCATTGAAACATCCTGA
- the RAB27A gene encoding ras-related protein Rab-27A isoform X1: MSDGDYDYLIKFLALGDSGVGKTSLLYQYTDGKFNSKFITTVGIDFREKRVVYRPNGPDGVGGRGQRIHLQLWDTAGQERFRSLTTAFFRDAMGFLLLFDLTNEQSFLNVRNWISQLQMHAYCENPDIVLCGNKSDLEDQRMVKEEEAKELAEKYGIPYFETSAANGNNVSKAIETLLDLIMKRMERCVDKSWIPEGVVRSNGHSSTEQLNEEQEKGKCGC; this comes from the exons ATGTCTGATGGGGACTACGATTATCTCATAAAATTTCTAGCACTCGGTGATTCTGGAGTAGGAAAGACCAGCCTTCTTTACCAATACACAGATGGCAAATTTAATTCCAAATTTATCACAACGGTGGGCATTGACTTTCGGGAAAAGAGAGTG GTGTATAGACCCAACGGGCCAGATGGTGTTGGTGGCAGAGGACAGAGGATACATCTTCAGCTCTGGGATACTGCAGGGCAGGAAAG GTTTCGTAGCTTGACAACAGCTTTCTTCAGAGATGCCATGGGGTTTCTTCTACTCTTTGATCTGACAAATGAGCAAAGCTTTCTGAATGTCAGGAACTGGATAA GTCAGCTACAAATGCATGCATATTGTGAAAACCCTGACATTGTATTATGTGGAAACAAGAGTGATCTGGAAGACCAAAGAATGGTGAAAGAAGAAGAGGCTAAGGaacttgcagaaaaatatgG AATACCGTATTTTGAAACCAGTGCAGCTAATGGGAATAATGTAAGCAAAGCCATTGAAACTCTGCTTGACCTCATTATGAAGCGCATGGAACGGTGTGTGGATAAATCCTGGATCCCAGAAGGGGTAGTGCGTTCCAACGGGCACAGCTCTACAGAACAGTTGAACGAGGagcaagaaaaaggcaaatgtgGCTGTTAA